Proteins co-encoded in one Opitutus terrae PB90-1 genomic window:
- the rplX gene encoding 50S ribosomal protein L24 yields the protein MAQKFHVKRGDQVVVIAGSQKGKSGKVLEVLAAKQRARIEGVAMIKRHLKKSQEHPQGTIAEREGSVHISNLMLQSTFDASKRKKEAAPAKA from the coding sequence ATGGCTCAGAAATTTCACGTCAAACGCGGCGACCAGGTCGTCGTCATCGCCGGCTCCCAAAAGGGCAAGTCGGGCAAGGTCCTCGAGGTCCTCGCGGCCAAGCAGCGCGCGCGCATCGAAGGCGTGGCCATGATCAAGCGCCACCTCAAGAAGTCGCAGGAGCACCCGCAGGGCACGATTGCCGAGCGCGAAGGTTCGGTGCACATCTCGAACCTGATGCTCCAGTCGACGTTCGACGCCAGCAAGCGGAAGAAGGAAGCCGCGCCGGCCAAGGCCTGA
- the rpsN gene encoding 30S ribosomal protein S14, with amino-acid sequence MPKTSAIERNKKRIRLAAQHAAKRAELKAILANPATTDDEFFGAQKKLQKLPKNSNKIRIRNRCSLSGRPRAYIGKFGVSRIQFRELALAGKIPGVTKSSW; translated from the coding sequence ATGCCCAAGACCTCCGCCATCGAGCGCAACAAGAAGCGCATCCGCCTCGCCGCGCAACACGCCGCGAAGCGCGCCGAGCTGAAGGCGATCCTCGCCAATCCCGCCACCACCGACGACGAGTTCTTCGGCGCGCAGAAGAAGCTGCAGAAGCTCCCGAAGAACTCGAACAAGATCCGCATCCGCAACCGCTGCTCGCTCAGCGGCCGCCCGCGGGCCTACATCGGCAAGTTCGGCGTCTCGCGTATCCAGTTTCGCGAGCTGGCGCTGGCCGGCAAGATCCCCGGCGTCACCAAATCCTCCTGGTAA
- the rpsQ gene encoding 30S ribosomal protein S17 has product MSSSPAQRHTRKTQIGFVSSRSGDKSIKVTVPYKSPHPLYHKIVNRQTVLHVHDEKNEAKLGDTVEVMETRPMSRLKRWRIVSIVQRAVTTDAVAISETDVAAQVPTKTTASNTPAPAEQPAPQA; this is encoded by the coding sequence ATGTCCTCCTCTCCCGCTCAGCGCCATACGCGCAAAACCCAAATCGGCTTCGTGAGCAGCCGCTCCGGCGACAAGTCCATCAAGGTCACCGTCCCGTACAAGTCGCCGCACCCGCTCTACCACAAGATCGTCAACCGCCAGACCGTCCTCCACGTCCACGACGAGAAGAACGAAGCCAAGCTCGGCGACACGGTCGAGGTGATGGAGACCCGCCCGATGAGCCGGCTGAAGCGCTGGCGCATCGTGTCGATCGTGCAGCGCGCCGTCACCACCGACGCCGTCGCGATCTCCGAGACCGACGTCGCCGCCCAGGTGCCGACCAAGACCACGGCCAGCAACACGCCTGCGCCGGCCGAGCAGCCCGCGCCCCAGGCCTGA
- the rplR gene encoding 50S ribosomal protein L18: protein MNTIRKADLLQKRRWRIRKKVQGTAARPRLAVRFTAKHIYAQAINDDAGSTLVFLGTLDPELRGKKLAANLAGAKVLGTAFAAKAKAAGIGAVVFDRAGARYHGKVKTFADAAREGGLKF, encoded by the coding sequence GTGAATACCATTCGCAAAGCCGATCTCCTGCAGAAGCGTCGCTGGAGAATCCGCAAGAAAGTCCAGGGCACCGCTGCGCGTCCGCGTCTCGCCGTACGCTTCACCGCCAAGCACATCTACGCGCAGGCGATCAACGACGATGCGGGCTCGACCCTCGTGTTCCTCGGTACGCTCGATCCCGAGCTGCGGGGCAAGAAACTCGCCGCCAACCTCGCCGGGGCCAAGGTCCTCGGCACCGCCTTCGCCGCCAAGGCCAAGGCCGCCGGCATCGGCGCGGTCGTGTTCGACCGCGCGGGCGCCCGTTATCACGGCAAAGTCAAAACATTCGC
- the rplN gene encoding 50S ribosomal protein L14, producing the protein MIQLRSVLDVADNTGARKAAMISRKGQITATAGVGDIITVHIKQSSTEATVKKGEVHKAVVVRTKAPVRRADGSYLRFDSNAVVIIDPTNNPRGTRIFGPVARELRAKNFMKIISLAPEVL; encoded by the coding sequence ATGATTCAACTGCGCTCCGTTCTCGACGTCGCTGACAACACCGGCGCCCGCAAAGCCGCGATGATTTCCCGCAAGGGTCAGATCACCGCCACCGCGGGCGTGGGCGACATCATCACCGTTCACATCAAGCAAAGCTCCACCGAAGCCACGGTGAAGAAGGGCGAGGTCCACAAGGCCGTCGTCGTTCGCACCAAGGCGCCCGTCCGTCGTGCGGATGGCAGCTACCTGCGCTTCGACAGCAATGCGGTCGTGATCATCGATCCGACGAACAATCCGCGCGGCACGCGCATCTTCGGCCCAGTCGCCCGCGAGCTGCGCGCGAAGAATTTCATGAAGATCATCTCGCTCGCGCCGGAGGTTCTCTAA
- the rplE gene encoding 50S ribosomal protein L5: MSYVPSLKKLYVEHVVPELVKSRSYKNKHEVPKLVKINLNTGIDAEADKNQITDIQRDLGLIAGQKPVLAKSRKAIANFKLKPNQVVGCHVTLRGPAMWDFLQRLIAVALPTIRDFRGLPSKLDGQGNYNLGITDHTIFPEITVENVKKHIGLDIAIVTTAETDDEARELLRLLGMPFRRTETVAPKPAHAA, translated from the coding sequence ATGAGCTACGTTCCCTCCCTCAAAAAACTTTACGTCGAGCACGTCGTGCCCGAGCTCGTCAAGAGCCGCAGCTACAAGAACAAGCACGAAGTGCCGAAGCTGGTGAAGATCAACCTCAACACCGGCATCGACGCCGAGGCGGACAAGAACCAGATCACCGACATTCAGCGGGATCTCGGCCTGATCGCCGGCCAGAAGCCGGTGCTCGCCAAGAGCCGCAAGGCCATCGCGAATTTCAAGCTGAAGCCCAACCAGGTCGTCGGCTGCCACGTCACGCTGCGCGGCCCCGCGATGTGGGACTTCCTCCAGCGCCTGATCGCCGTGGCGCTGCCCACCATCCGCGACTTCCGCGGCTTGCCGTCGAAGCTCGACGGCCAGGGCAACTACAACCTCGGCATCACCGACCACACGATTTTCCCGGAAATCACCGTCGAGAACGTGAAGAAGCACATCGGCCTCGACATCGCGATCGTGACGACCGCCGAGACGGACGACGAGGCGCGCGAGCTCCTCCGCCTGCTGGGCATGCCATTCCGCCGCACCGAAACGGTCGCGCCGAAACCCGCCCACGCCGCCTAA
- the rpsH gene encoding 30S ribosomal protein S8 has product MTDPISDFLTRLRNASKARQAETTSPHSKLREAIAAILKAEGYIADYKDGTDAAGHKTLVVALKYVDSAPAITGLTRVSTPGRRLYYSYQEIPRVLNGLGISIVSTSRGLMKDADCRRNKAGGELICNVW; this is encoded by the coding sequence ATGACCGATCCGATCAGTGATTTCCTGACCCGCCTGCGCAATGCGTCGAAGGCTCGTCAGGCCGAGACCACCTCGCCGCACTCCAAGTTGCGCGAAGCCATCGCCGCGATTCTCAAGGCCGAAGGCTACATCGCCGACTACAAGGACGGCACCGATGCCGCGGGCCACAAGACCCTCGTCGTCGCCCTGAAATACGTGGACAGCGCCCCGGCCATCACGGGCTTGACCCGCGTGTCGACGCCCGGCCGCCGGCTCTACTACAGCTATCAGGAAATTCCGCGCGTGCTGAACGGTCTCGGCATCAGCATCGTCTCGACCTCCCGGGGTCTGATGAAGGACGCCGACTGCCGCCGCAACAAGGCGGGTGGCGAACTGATCTGCAACGTCTGGTAA
- the rplF gene encoding 50S ribosomal protein L6 — translation MSRIGKQPVSIPDKVKVSVKDGTVFVEGPKGRVQKTFAPAVKVTVADKQVTFAPTEESRFAKAMYGTARSIVAGMVKGVTEGYTKDLEIQGVGFKANLKGKQLDLALGYSHPILLDIPEGIKITVTDQTKVRVEGADKQLVGAVTAEIRGYYPPEPYKGKGVRIVGERVRRKEGKTVA, via the coding sequence ATGAGCCGCATCGGCAAACAACCCGTTTCCATCCCCGACAAGGTCAAGGTGTCCGTCAAGGACGGCACCGTGTTCGTCGAGGGTCCCAAGGGCAGGGTCCAAAAGACCTTTGCGCCCGCGGTGAAGGTCACCGTCGCTGACAAGCAGGTGACGTTCGCTCCCACCGAGGAGTCGCGTTTCGCCAAAGCCATGTACGGCACCGCACGTTCCATCGTGGCCGGCATGGTCAAGGGCGTAACGGAGGGCTACACCAAGGATCTCGAAATCCAGGGTGTCGGCTTCAAGGCCAACCTCAAGGGCAAGCAGCTCGACCTCGCGCTCGGCTACTCGCACCCGATCCTCCTCGACATCCCGGAGGGCATCAAAATCACCGTGACGGACCAGACGAAGGTTCGCGTCGAAGGCGCGGACAAACAGCTCGTCGGTGCCGTGACCGCGGAGATCCGCGGCTACTACCCGCCGGAGCCTTACAAGGGCAAGGGCGTGCGTATCGTCGGCGAGCGTGTTCGCCGCAAGGAAGGCAAGACCGTGGCGTAA